The sequence CGCTACACCATCGAGGACACTCGGGCGGTCGGGGATGCCGCGGTCATCGAGCTCGCGATGAAGCTGAACGCATACGTGGTGACGAACGACCGCGTGCTCATCGCCAAGCTGCGCAAGCAGCGCGTCAAGACCATCGTGATGAGGGGCGGGAGCCACCTGGCCCTGGACGACGGATAAGGCCGCCGGTGCTCGTTCTTGACCGCCGCCTCATACAAAAAGCTGAAAGCATTAAATAGCCTGGTCCGGATGGAACACCCCAGAAAATTGTAGTTAACAGCATCGAAGTAACTACTGGGGAAAGTTAACATGAACGAGAAGTTCGCCATCGCCCTCAAGCAGATCGCCCTGCTCGGCGGGATCAACGACTACATCGCCATATCGTCCCGGGAGCTGGGGGATAAGCTCCGCATCAGTCAGCAGTCCGCGTCGAAGAGGATCCTGGAGTTGCTGGAGGAAGGCCTCATCCAGAGGGACCTGGGGGCGAGGAAGCAGCGCATCAAGATTACCAAGAAGGGCCTGGACTCGCTGAGGCAGGAGTACTCGGAGTACCAGAAGATCTTCGAGCTCCGGGACCACATCCTCATCCACGGGGCGGTAGCGACGGGCATGGGAGAGGGGCAATACTACGTCAACCAGCCGGGCTACCAGGACCAGTTCAGGGAGAAGCTGAAGTTCATTCCGTTCGAGGGCACCCTGAACCTCAAGATCAGCCCCCAGGACGCCAACAAGCTGGAGGTCCTCCGCCGCAGCGAGGGCATTGTCATTCACGGCTTCACCCGCAACGGGCGCACCTTCGGGGAGGTGAGGTGCCACCTCGCCTCCATCCAGAACATAGATTGCGCGGTGATAATGCCGACCCGCTCGCACTACTCCGACATACTCGAGGTGCTGTGCAAGTACAACCTGAGGCGCACTCTGGGCCTGAACGACGGCGACGTTGTGGACATCCGGATATCGGTGGAGTGATCAGAACCTCTTGCTCACGTGGTCGAGCACCGAGCTGAACACCACCCTGCCGTCGCCGGGCGCGCCGGGGTCGCCGCCGGTCCTGGTCCAATCGGGATGCTGGTACCGGCACATCACCCTCTCCGGGTGAGGCATCAGGCCTAGCACGTTGCCCTCGGGGTTGCAGACGCCGGCGATGTTGCTCACCGCGCCGTTGGGGCACCACGGGTATCCCGCGTACTCGCCGTCGGGGTCCACGTACCTGAACACTACCTGGTCGTTATCCTCCAGCCGGTCCACGATCTCCCGCTCCTTCTCGCGGGGAAACCTCAGGTTCCCCTCGGCGTGGGCGGAGGGGAACATGACCACCTCTCCCCGCGGGAGCAGGGAGGTGAACACGCTCTTGCCGTGGTTCTCGTGCTTGAGGTAGGTGGGGCGGCACTCGAAGCGGCCGGAAACGTTGGTGTACAGCGCCGACTGCGGCTCCTCGCTGATGACCTCGTCGAACGACGGCAGCAGGCCGAGCTCGACCAGTATCTGGAAGCCGTTGCAGACCCCCAGCACCGGGCGGCCGCTGGAAACGAAGTTCTCCAGGTCGGCGGAGAGGCCGCTCTTGATGCGCGCGGCGAAGATGGCTCCGGCGCGGACGTAGTCCCCGGCGGAGAAGCCCCCTGGGAACATGAGCACCTGGTAGTCGTCCAGGTCTCGCCTCATCTCAGGGGACGATCTGCCGAGCAGTTGCTTCAGGTGGACCTTCTCCGGCCGGGCCCCCAGCATCTTGAAGGCCTGGTAGGCCTCTTCCTCGCAGTTGGTCCCTTCGATCCGGAGAACGCACACTTTGATGTCCTCGAGCTTCATCTCATCCCCCCAGCAGGTTCCACAGCGGCTCGGACCACGCCTTGCGCATGGCGGGGACCTTGAGGTCCACCGCGTTCGAGCTGCCGTCCTTGACGGTCATCCTTCCCCTGCCCACCTTGCCGATGTGCACGGCCTTGCTCCCGGCGAGGGCTTCCCACTCGGCCCTCTTGGAAGCGTCCACTTCCACGACGAACCGGGAGTTGGACTCGGAGAACAGTTTGGTGGCGGTGGGCAGATCGCCCATGGGGGCGAGGTCGCCGTAGAAGCCCAGGTCCCCGCCCAGGCACATCTCCGCCAGCGCGACGACGAGGCCGCCGTCGGAGCAGTCGTGGCAGCTCCTGATGAGGCCCTTGTCCATGGCCTGGCGTAGCATCTCGCCCGTTGCCGCCAGCGCCCGGGGGTCCGATGCGGGCACCTTCCCTCCCTTTCCGCCGTACTTCCGCCACAGCGCCGAAGCGCCCATCTCGTCCTTGGTCTCCCCGACGATGTATACTGGGTCGTCCTCGACTTTGAGGTCGGTGGTGACGCACTTGCGGATGTCATCCACCAGCCCCACGCCCAGTATGGTGGGGGTCGGGAGGGCGGGGCCGTGCGCCGTCTCGTTGTAGAACGACACGTTGCCGGACGGGACCGCCAGCAGGAGGTCCTGGGCCATCTCCCCTATCCCTCTGACGGCCTCGCGGAACTCGAACAGCCTCTCCGGCTTCTCGGGGTTCCCGAAGTTCAGGCAGTCCGTCAGAGCGTGGGGGCGGCCGCCCACGGCGATGATGTTGCGGTACACCTCGTCAACAGAGCTGCGGCCGCCGTTGTAGGGGTCCTGTGAAGTGAACCAGGGGTTCACGCCGATCGCTATCGCCAGTCCCTTGTTCGAGCCGGGCAGGGGCTTCAGCACCACGGCGTCGCCGGGGCCCTGGTGCCCCGCCTTTCCCTGCAGGGGCTTGATGACGGTGGAGGCGCGGACCTCATGGTCGTACTGGCGTATCATCCAGTCCTTGGACGCGATGTTGGGATCGCTCAGCAGAGCGAGGACCGCCTCGTTCAGGGCGGGCAGCTTCGGCTCCGCGGGGGCGATCTTCTCCTTCCCCTTGGGGGGGGCCCAGGGGCGGCAGTACTCCGGCCCCTTGGTGAGGAAGTCGAGGTCCAGGTTGTACACCACCTCGCCCTGGTAGTTCAGGGTGACCTGCTGCTTTTCCACCACCTTGCCGATGACCGTGGCGGGCACGTCCCAGAGGTCGAACACCTCCAGGATCGCCGCCGCGTTGGCCTCGGGGGCGGCGAGCATCATGCGCTCCTGCGATTCGGAGACCCAGATCTCCCAGGGGGCCAGGCCGGCCTCCTTGAGGGGCACCTTGTCCAGCTGGACATCGGCGCCGCAGCCTCCCGCCAGGGCGATCTCGCCCACCACGCAGGACAGGCCGCCGCCTCCCAGGTCCTTGATGCCGGACACCAGTCCGCGCTCGTTGACCTCGAGGCAGGCATGGATGGTGGGCTCCTTCATGATCGGATCGCCCAGCTGCACCGCCCCACGGGACTCGTCCTCGGACGCCTCATGCAGCTCGGCCGAAGCGAAAGTAACTCCGTGAATCCCGTCGCGGCCGGTGCGGCCGCCCACCAGGATGAGGACGTCGCCCACGCCCTTGACGGCGTTGTTGAGCAGCTTGTCCCTCCGAAGGAAGCCGATGCATCCGACATTGACGAGGCAGTTGCCGGTGTAGGCGGGATCGAAGTACACCCCGCCCGCCACGGTGGGGATGCCGATCCTGTTGCCGTAGTCGCGGATGCCCCCCACCACCCCGCTGGCGAGGTACTTGGGCAGCTTGACCCCGTTGGGCACCTGCCTCAGCTCGAGGGGGCCGAAGAACAGCGGGTCGACCAGGGCGATGGGCTGTGCGCCCATGGCCAGGACGTCCCTGACGATGCCGCCGATGCCGGTGGCGGCCCCGCCGTAGGGCTCGATGGCGGAGGGGTGGTTGTGGCTCTCGACCCTGAGAGCGTAGGCGTGCTCGTCGTCGAAGGCCATGACCCCGGCGTCGCCTTTGGCCAGGACATCGGGGTTCTTGATGGGGAAGATGTACTCGCGCAGGAAGACCTTGGAGGACTTGTAGCAGCAGTGCTCGCTCCAGGCCTGGGCGATGGACTGCAGCTCCACGTCGGTGGGGACCCTCCCTTTCTTGGAGAAGTAGTCCTTGATGACCTCCATCTCATCCAGGCTGAGGTTGAGCCCCATGGTCTTGGACATATCCCTCAGCTCTTCTTTGGAGGCGGAGAAGATGTCGATCTCGTACAGCGGGAAGGGCACCGGCCTCTTCCTGGTCAACTCCTTGCCGGACATCGCATCCCTCATTTCAGCTCGACGCGGTACGACTGGATGACCGGGTTGGCCAGAAGCTTGCGGGACATCTCCTCGCACGCGGCCTGGGCCTGGGCAGGGTCCATGTCCAGCTCGACCTCGAAGAGCTTAACGGTCTTCACGCCATTGATGCCCTTGAAGCCCAGAAGCTCCAGGGCCTTCTTGGTGTTGTCCCCCTCGGGGTCGGCAACGCCGTGCTTGAGCTCGATCCTTATCTCGGCCTTGACCATGGTACCGGAGTTTCAGAAACGCGGGCACCTACTTAACTGTTTATCCAAGAGCCTCGCCTCTAGCTCCTGGCAGGGCGGCGGGCAAAGATCATGTAGCCGGTGTGCGCGAGGTTCTCGAACGCCGGCCTCACTCCCCCGGGGTGGGCCTCGATGTTCCTCTGGATGTTCTCCACCGCTCCTATCTCCAGGAACCCGTGGTCCTGCAGCCCGTGCACCACGTCGGCGACCTGGTTGGTGTTAGGGACGTAGGCGGCGAAGCGGCCTCCGGGGCGGAGGAACCTCTCCACGTTGTCCAGGGCGAGCTGGGGGTCCGGCATGTCCAGGGCCACCGCGTCGGCCACGAGGCCCAGCTCGGCGGTCTTGATGTCCCCGATGCGCAGCTCCCAGTACTTGTCCAGGCCGGCCCTCTCGATGTTGCGGCGGGCACGGTCGGCGAACTCCTCGCGGATCTCCATCGTGACGACCTTGCCGGCGGGCATGACCGCGTTGATGAGCGCCAGGGTGAGGGCTCCCGAGCCCACGCCCGCCTCCACCACGGTGTCCCCCGCCCTCAGGCCCAGGCGGAACACGATGGTAGCGGCGTCCTTGGGAGTGATGATCTGCGGACCGCGGTCCAATGATTCCATGAGCTCGGCGATGGTCGCCCGGAAGGCGATGAAGTCCCTGCCCGCGATCTTGATCCGGGAGCCGTCCTCCTGCCCGATGATCTTGTTCGCGTCCACCACGCCGAGGCCCTGCACCCGCACCATTTCCCTGCGCAGGTTCAGCCAATAGCGGTTCCCCTTGGGGTCCAGGAGATAGACGAGATCACCTTCGTCAAGCATGCTCGGCACATGCAAGGACATGGGGAAAAGACTTTGCATGCCCAGGCTGACTTGTATTCGATCAACACATGATGTTGGGAACGCCATGTCTTTCTTCTCAGCAACGTGCAATGAGCTTGATGTGATTATCAATAGTCGCTCCTAATAATAAACTAATCTATAAATATCCTCAAATCATTCTCATTTCAAGGTTGCCGGCCGCATGCTGGCATTGGGGACGTTGAACATGAATTCATTAGCCGTACGGCTCGCCAGCTTCCTGAGCGCCTGCCTGATCCTCTTGACCGCGTTCCACGTGATGGTGAGCGTGTCCGCAGATAGCATCGAGAACGACGACCTCGCCGCCGAGGACGTCGCTCTCAAGCGCCTCACCGTCTCCAACGTCCAAGCATCTAATCCATCGTCCGTCGTCGTCAACGGTACCATCCACCTGGCATGGGCCGACGGTCCTCAGGACGACATGACCTTGCGATGGAAATGTTCCGTCAACAACGGTTCCTCTTACTCTTCCGATCTTTCTCTGACGCCGTCGTTCGGATCCATCACGGGCGTCAGCATCGACGGCGATGACGATTCGGTGGTCATCGTGTTCTGCGGCACACATAACGGAACTGAAGGCACGTACGCTCTTTCCTCTTCGGACCAAGGGGCCACGTGGTCCCGGCCCAGCTACCTTTCCAACGGGACCGGGGCGGACGTGGTCGTCCACGAGAACAAAGCGTTCATCTCCCTGTTCCGGGAGGACAACGGGACCGAGATGTTCTACATCGTCCGGGGGAACATATCATCCTCATCGCTCGAAAGCTGCCAGGCCATCATGGCCATGTCCGTTCCTCAATCAAAGGTGGAGATGCTGTTCGACAACGGCCTCATTTATTTCGCCCTAGCGGTCGACAGCACCGTCGTCCTCGGCAGCGCGGACGCGAACGGCACAATAATGGATCAACCTGCCGCGATATGGAGAGGCGACGAGATCGCCGACATCGCTTTGAGCCGGGGGATGCACGGTCCAGAGATATGGATCGCCCACAACTCTGTCAACGGGTCGTCCATACGCCACGGCTTCGCGACCGCCCCTGGAGATCTCAGGTCGTGGGAGGACGTCGATCACGGGACCGACCGCTACGGCAGCGTTTCGGCGGCGGCGTCGAACGGTAGGACCATGGTCTCGTGGGATCGAACTATCGAAGGGACGAGCGAGGTGGCCTGCGCTCTGTTCGACGGCGAGACAATAACGTACGGGCCGAAGGTCATTTCCAACGGCACCGCTTTCTCTCCCGTGATCATCGCCACCGACGGATTCGACATCATTTTCGTTCAGGAATGCGAGCGGCAGGAGCTGTTCTCGTACCGCGACGTGATGTTCACGAGGCCGGACCTAAAACGATTGATATCGTGGACCGCGTCTCAGGACGAGAGCGTATTCTGTTCTGCCGCTTCCAGGGACGCATTGGTCGACGACCTCGGCGCTGTTCTCGAAGCGTTCGAGTCGAACGATGCCGAATCGGCTCGCTCCATGATGTCCAAGATACGTGACGGGATGGACGGTGTCGGCGGCTACAGCGTTAGCTTCAGCTTCCTGGACCTTCGCTCCGATAAAGTCCGCGATACGATAGAAAGAAATCTCGAATACTACTGCACGGCGGACGCCACGGAATTCGCTTCCCCCGGTCCCGGACCGCAGGGCGGCGGGATGCAGTCGATATCGGGCACAGTGTTCATATCCAGTCTCAGCGCTTCTCCGATCAACAGCGACGCCGTGGAATTATTTTGGTATACCGATGACGTTCCTTCGACGACGGAGGTTCATTATGGCCCAACGACCGAGTACGGAAGAGTTCGCATAGGCGAGAGCGGCACCGTGCATCGTATCGTGATCAACAATCTCGAATCAATATACGGCTGGAACCTTGAGTATCACTTCAAGGTCGTCTCCCGCTCGCTCACCGATCCGAATCACTCCGCGGAGAGCGACGATTTGGAAGTGGAGATGCCAGATATTATGGTGGATTCCCTGGAGATCATCATACTGGACCAGACCAGCGTAGAGATACGCTGGTTAACCGGATGCTATACTCTCGCATCGGTCATCTACTGGGGCCCCGTGCTGTATGAGGAGGCATTCGATTACTATCTCCCCGATACTCCTGCCCCCTATCATTGCGTCCGTCTTTACGACCTCGATCCTGATTCCATTTATCACTTCGTTCTCAACACCTATTCCGATGGCTACTCTGGGTGGAGTGAGGAATATCTATTCAGCATTAACGTCCCGGTGGTATGCAACGTCGCCGTGGACATCATCGGCCCTGATGCCGCGGAAGTGACCTGGACCCGATTAGGGGACCAGTGGGTGGATGTACTCTACGGCACCACTACCGATTACGGCGAGCACGGCGGCGGTAGCCCCTATTGGTACAGCTGCCGGGAAGGCAGTCTGCTAACCGGCCTCTCTCCCGACACGCTCTATCACTTCAAACTGATGGTGTTAGGCTACAGAGGCACGTTCGAGAGCGAAGACTACACCTTCACATTCCGCTCCCTCGACGGTCCCACCGTCACCGCTGGACCGGACTTCATTCGTGTGGAATGGACCACCGATTTTTTCGCAACATCGGAGGTCTACTACATCACGGACAAGCGGTTCTACGATGATCGCCTGGACCGGTACAGCAACTCGATCATGGGGGACTGTGGGACCTCCCACTATGTCATCCTCACCGGGCTGGAGCAGAACACCGCCTACCACATCAGGGTGGTGTCCCGCTCTCCCTTCGACCCGAACGAGGCCGCCGCCAGCGAGGACATCGTCGTTACTACCGGCACTATAAGCGACATCGTTGTCATTCCTATCATCGACGGAAGCTTTGCCATCAAATGGACCACGAGCATCGCCGCCACTGCCGAGATTCATTACGGGCCCACGGCCGAATACGGCAGCATTGCCATCGGAACGAGCGGTACCTCTCACTCGGTGACGATAACTGATCTTCTGTCCAACACCTTGTATCATTTCCAGATATCATCGAGATCGCTAGACAATGCCAACATCAAGTTGCAATCCGACGACGCCACCTTCCGCACCGTAGCGATATGCATCCCCAGCATCGACTATGTGTTGGGAACAGCGCTCCAAATAGACTGGAGCACCAACATCGAAGGGACCACCGAGGTTTACTGGGGCACCACCTCAAGCTACGGGAACGTCGTCACTGGGGCGAGCGGTACCTCCCATTCGATCACGTTGGAAAACCTCGTCTCAAACACCACTTATCACTTCAAGATCGTCTCCCGCTCCGCGACGAACCAGAACGATATCGCCCAATCGAGCGACATGACCTTCGTGACCATCGGCATCTATGGCCTGGCAGTCATTACCTCCGCTGATGAGGCTCAGATTGCTTGGAATACCAACGTCTATGGCACTACTGAGGTGCAATGGGGAACAACTGCAAGCTACGGGAACACCGTCACCGGAACCAGTGGGACCTCACACTCCGTCACCTTTACTGGCCTCGCCTCGGCCACCGCTTATCACTTCACGGTCATCTCTCGTTCGTCGCAGTACCCGGACGACTTCGTTCGGTCCGATGACGCCATCTTCGTCACCGCCGGAGTGGAGGTAAGCAACGTGTACGTTGCTTACACAGGCTTCAGTACCGTGCGCATCGAGTGGACCTCCTCCGTCGCCGCTACTTCCGTCGTCCGCTACGGCACGACAG comes from Methanomassiliicoccus luminyensis B10 and encodes:
- a CDS encoding type II toxin-antitoxin system VapC family toxin yields the protein MPKVVLDTNALLLPFERSINIDAQLRSLLGQCDVYVPGPIVGELKRSENKHAPAALRLLSRYTIEDTRAVGDAAVIELAMKLNAYVVTNDRVLIAKLRKQRVKTIVMRGGSHLALDDG
- a CDS encoding DUF120 domain-containing protein; the encoded protein is MNEKFAIALKQIALLGGINDYIAISSRELGDKLRISQQSASKRILELLEEGLIQRDLGARKQRIKITKKGLDSLRQEYSEYQKIFELRDHILIHGAVATGMGEGQYYVNQPGYQDQFREKLKFIPFEGTLNLKISPQDANKLEVLRRSEGIVIHGFTRNGRTFGEVRCHLASIQNIDCAVIMPTRSHYSDILEVLCKYNLRRTLGLNDGDVVDIRISVE
- the purQ gene encoding phosphoribosylformylglycinamidine synthase subunit PurQ, with protein sequence MKLEDIKVCVLRIEGTNCEEEAYQAFKMLGARPEKVHLKQLLGRSSPEMRRDLDDYQVLMFPGGFSAGDYVRAGAIFAARIKSGLSADLENFVSSGRPVLGVCNGFQILVELGLLPSFDEVISEEPQSALYTNVSGRFECRPTYLKHENHGKSVFTSLLPRGEVVMFPSAHAEGNLRFPREKEREIVDRLEDNDQVVFRYVDPDGEYAGYPWCPNGAVSNIAGVCNPEGNVLGLMPHPERVMCRYQHPDWTRTGGDPGAPGDGRVVFSSVLDHVSKRF
- the purL gene encoding phosphoribosylformylglycinamidine synthase subunit PurL, producing the protein MSGKELTRKRPVPFPLYEIDIFSASKEELRDMSKTMGLNLSLDEMEVIKDYFSKKGRVPTDVELQSIAQAWSEHCCYKSSKVFLREYIFPIKNPDVLAKGDAGVMAFDDEHAYALRVESHNHPSAIEPYGGAATGIGGIVRDVLAMGAQPIALVDPLFFGPLELRQVPNGVKLPKYLASGVVGGIRDYGNRIGIPTVAGGVYFDPAYTGNCLVNVGCIGFLRRDKLLNNAVKGVGDVLILVGGRTGRDGIHGVTFASAELHEASEDESRGAVQLGDPIMKEPTIHACLEVNERGLVSGIKDLGGGGLSCVVGEIALAGGCGADVQLDKVPLKEAGLAPWEIWVSESQERMMLAAPEANAAAILEVFDLWDVPATVIGKVVEKQQVTLNYQGEVVYNLDLDFLTKGPEYCRPWAPPKGKEKIAPAEPKLPALNEAVLALLSDPNIASKDWMIRQYDHEVRASTVIKPLQGKAGHQGPGDAVVLKPLPGSNKGLAIAIGVNPWFTSQDPYNGGRSSVDEVYRNIIAVGGRPHALTDCLNFGNPEKPERLFEFREAVRGIGEMAQDLLLAVPSGNVSFYNETAHGPALPTPTILGVGLVDDIRKCVTTDLKVEDDPVYIVGETKDEMGASALWRKYGGKGGKVPASDPRALAATGEMLRQAMDKGLIRSCHDCSDGGLVVALAEMCLGGDLGFYGDLAPMGDLPTATKLFSESNSRFVVEVDASKRAEWEALAGSKAVHIGKVGRGRMTVKDGSSNAVDLKVPAMRKAWSEPLWNLLGG
- the purS gene encoding phosphoribosylformylglycinamidine synthase subunit PurS, which translates into the protein MVKAEIRIELKHGVADPEGDNTKKALELLGFKGINGVKTVKLFEVELDMDPAQAQAACEEMSRKLLANPVIQSYRVELK
- a CDS encoding tRNA (adenine-N1)-methyltransferase encodes the protein MLDEGDLVYLLDPKGNRYWLNLRREMVRVQGLGVVDANKIIGQEDGSRIKIAGRDFIAFRATIAELMESLDRGPQIITPKDAATIVFRLGLRAGDTVVEAGVGSGALTLALINAVMPAGKVVTMEIREEFADRARRNIERAGLDKYWELRIGDIKTAELGLVADAVALDMPDPQLALDNVERFLRPGGRFAAYVPNTNQVADVVHGLQDHGFLEIGAVENIQRNIEAHPGGVRPAFENLAHTGYMIFARRPARS